A window of Tautonia plasticadhaerens contains these coding sequences:
- a CDS encoding PEP-CTERM sorting domain-containing protein, whose protein sequence is MNAIMGRRGLRRGAWGRTRWLVVTLAALACQALVTEARAEVLPPGALIDGRSQLDWAEQWWVQLFGIPAAVNPILDTTGEQAFRGDAGPVFFLYGAFTSDPITRTIDVQAGKTLFVPLLNSYFDNVAPFGDPQSNFTPEEMLALISPDLESGVVSLFATIEGVDVLNLVDHRQTTDPSNPISYTLPSPENLQADFGLDPTNGTGIYPATISPAVQDGYYLALKPFEVGTTHVLNFGGTTASGSSIDITYVLTTVPEPSSIVMLSIGALALAGVGWRRRGGTGDGKVPGRRPGPLNLIVGRRSAHR, encoded by the coding sequence ATGAATGCCATCATGGGCAGGCGCGGTCTGAGACGAGGTGCTTGGGGCCGGACAAGGTGGCTCGTCGTCACCCTCGCGGCCCTGGCGTGCCAGGCATTGGTCACCGAAGCTCGCGCGGAGGTTCTGCCGCCGGGCGCCCTTATCGATGGCCGATCGCAGCTCGATTGGGCCGAGCAGTGGTGGGTGCAACTCTTCGGGATTCCCGCGGCGGTCAACCCGATCCTGGACACGACTGGGGAGCAAGCCTTCCGGGGAGATGCCGGCCCGGTATTCTTCCTCTACGGGGCCTTCACCAGCGACCCGATCACCCGCACGATCGACGTCCAAGCGGGGAAGACCCTCTTCGTCCCCCTCCTCAATTCGTACTTCGATAACGTGGCCCCCTTCGGTGATCCGCAGTCGAACTTCACGCCCGAGGAGATGCTCGCCCTGATCTCGCCGGACCTGGAATCAGGCGTGGTCAGTCTCTTCGCGACGATCGAAGGGGTTGATGTGCTGAACTTGGTGGACCATCGCCAGACCACCGACCCGAGTAACCCGATCAGCTACACGCTCCCCTCGCCGGAGAACCTGCAAGCCGATTTCGGCCTGGACCCGACGAACGGCACCGGGATCTACCCGGCCACGATCTCCCCGGCCGTGCAGGACGGCTATTACCTGGCGTTGAAGCCCTTCGAGGTGGGCACGACCCATGTACTGAACTTCGGCGGGACGACTGCCTCCGGCTCCTCGATCGACATCACCTACGTACTGACCACCGTCCCCGAACCATCGAGCATCGTTATGCTGAGCATCGGTGCCCTGGCGCTGGCCGGAGTCGGATGGCGTCGGCGTGGTGGCACCGGCGACGGGAAGGTTCCTGGTCGGCGGCCGGGTCCGCTGAACCTGATCGTTGGGCGGCGGAGTGCACACCGCTGA
- a CDS encoding MFS transporter gives MASAPNSEDPRPRRGRPRTFEALAENRDYRKFYIGHGVSLVGTWMQAAAVNWIVYDLTRSELWLGVVEAANLLPGLLVGLFAGALADRTAPRSTVLATQLVQLALAVTLATLFNTGSIRLWQLIALLAMARVGNVFEMPARQVFLYELVGREHLGNAIALNVGLFNASRVVGPALAGVCLAWLGQGAPFVLNALSFLAAIAAVLSIPARPSHHVRSGQGPGDVLGGLGYLKRDRRVACLFGLMAFFGVAGMGYNAMLSAYARDSIGLGALGYSALLASGGAGAVAGALCAARVGGRVRREVLIVLGLGLFSLSLSGMGTLPGALGTRSPSWWPTASAMTCLLGAGFGAITFTSSIQTMIQLDVPDALRGRVAGVWMIVFSGSVPMGALLTGRLAQWFGVGPILLASGVVCGTVALLLGASGLLNRLGRPSAPTDRAEGQLDPARSR, from the coding sequence ATGGCCTCCGCCCCGAACTCGGAAGACCCTCGGCCCCGGCGGGGGAGGCCACGGACGTTCGAGGCACTGGCCGAGAATCGGGACTACCGGAAGTTCTACATCGGCCACGGGGTCAGCCTCGTCGGGACCTGGATGCAGGCGGCGGCGGTCAACTGGATCGTCTACGACCTGACGCGATCGGAACTCTGGCTCGGGGTGGTCGAGGCGGCGAACCTGCTGCCGGGGCTGCTCGTCGGCCTCTTCGCCGGGGCCCTGGCCGACCGGACGGCACCCCGCTCGACCGTCCTGGCGACCCAGCTCGTGCAGCTGGCGTTGGCGGTCACGCTGGCGACCCTCTTCAACACCGGGTCCATCCGACTCTGGCAACTCATCGCCCTCCTGGCGATGGCCCGGGTGGGGAACGTCTTCGAGATGCCGGCGCGGCAGGTCTTCCTCTACGAGCTGGTCGGCCGGGAGCACCTGGGGAACGCGATCGCCCTGAACGTCGGGCTGTTCAACGCCTCCCGGGTGGTCGGCCCGGCGTTGGCGGGGGTCTGCCTGGCGTGGCTGGGCCAGGGGGCGCCATTCGTGCTGAACGCTCTGAGCTTCCTGGCCGCGATCGCCGCGGTCCTGTCGATCCCGGCCCGGCCGTCGCACCACGTCCGGTCGGGCCAGGGGCCGGGGGACGTGCTCGGCGGCCTCGGCTACCTGAAGCGGGACCGCCGGGTGGCCTGCCTCTTCGGCCTGATGGCCTTCTTCGGGGTCGCGGGGATGGGCTACAACGCGATGCTCTCGGCCTACGCCCGGGACTCGATCGGCCTCGGGGCCCTCGGCTACTCGGCCCTGCTGGCGAGCGGCGGGGCCGGGGCGGTGGCGGGGGCGCTCTGCGCGGCCAGGGTCGGCGGGAGGGTCAGGCGGGAGGTGCTCATCGTGCTCGGCCTGGGGCTGTTCTCCCTGTCGCTCTCGGGGATGGGGACCCTGCCCGGGGCGCTCGGCACCCGGTCCCCCTCGTGGTGGCCGACGGCCTCGGCCATGACCTGCCTGCTGGGGGCCGGGTTCGGGGCGATCACGTTCACCTCGTCGATCCAGACGATGATCCAGCTCGACGTGCCCGACGCCCTCCGGGGCCGGGTGGCCGGGGTCTGGATGATCGTCTTCTCCGGCTCGGTGCCGATGGGCGCCCTGCTGACGGGGAGGCTGGCCCAGTGGTTCGGGGTGGGGCCGATCCTGCTCGCCTCGGGGGTCGTCTGCGGGACGGTCGCGCTGCTGCTGGGCGCCAGCGGGCTGCTCAACCGGCTCGGGCGGCCGTCGGCCCCGACCGACCGGGCCGAGGGGCAACTCGACCCGGCCCGGTCCCGCTGA
- a CDS encoding polysaccharide biosynthesis/export family protein yields the protein MTVRGGDPLRTARLGAAIGLALLALDSGCALQRRKEERRIPQYGVVDLAQPRELNKVTTPPYVIEPPDELEVIVSPSSVDSAQRLVTVQADGLIDLGLAGDVYVSGLTLAQAEQAVSRRLSARALQTAEEPDDPIEVAVRLASTTRSKVYYVMGAVSSQGAVPINGGETVLQAILQAGLKANSLPEKAYLSRPRPLGHPDLVLRIDWEAIRDRGDTTTNYQIFPGDRVVVPGTKERGLIGTLFGG from the coding sequence ATGACCGTCCGCGGGGGAGATCCGCTGCGAACCGCCCGGCTCGGTGCGGCCATCGGGCTCGCATTGCTCGCCCTCGACTCGGGCTGCGCCCTCCAGCGCCGCAAGGAAGAGCGCCGGATCCCCCAGTACGGCGTGGTCGACCTGGCCCAGCCCCGGGAGCTGAACAAGGTCACGACCCCGCCCTACGTGATCGAGCCGCCCGACGAGTTGGAAGTGATCGTCAGCCCCTCGTCGGTCGACTCGGCGCAGCGGCTCGTGACCGTCCAGGCCGACGGGCTGATCGACCTCGGCCTTGCCGGGGACGTGTACGTCTCCGGCCTGACCCTGGCCCAGGCCGAGCAGGCGGTGTCCCGGAGGCTGTCGGCCCGGGCACTCCAGACGGCCGAGGAGCCGGACGACCCGATCGAGGTCGCCGTCCGGCTGGCGAGCACGACCCGGAGCAAGGTCTACTACGTCATGGGTGCCGTCTCCAGCCAGGGTGCCGTGCCGATCAACGGCGGCGAGACGGTGCTCCAGGCGATCCTCCAGGCCGGGCTCAAGGCCAACAGCCTCCCGGAAAAAGCCTACCTCTCCCGACCCCGGCCGCTCGGTCATCCCGACCTGGTCCTCCGGATCGACTGGGAGGCGATCCGGGACCGGGGGGACACCACGACGAACTACCAGATCTTCCCGGGCGATCGGGTGGTCGTGCCGGGGACCAAGGAACGGGGCCTGATCGGCACGCTCTTCGGGGGCTGA
- a CDS encoding ester cyclase, whose translation MSSANKAVVTRLIEARNANDTEAFVSLFVPDMQDHMRGAFVGVSRAFPDVHITLDELIAEGDKVVARWTFNGTHLGNFQDIPATGKSVIWTGIDIYTVRDGRITSHERKSDMLGLMQQLGVAPSE comes from the coding sequence ATGTCATCAGCTAACAAGGCCGTGGTCACTCGCTTGATCGAAGCACGCAACGCCAACGACACGGAGGCGTTCGTGTCGCTCTTTGTCCCGGATATGCAGGACCATATGAGGGGGGCTTTCGTCGGCGTGAGCCGAGCCTTCCCTGACGTGCATATCACCTTGGACGAGTTGATCGCCGAGGGTGATAAGGTCGTGGCACGGTGGACCTTCAACGGTACCCATCTCGGCAACTTCCAGGACATCCCTGCCACCGGCAAGTCGGTTATCTGGACCGGGATCGATATATACACGGTGAGGGACGGGCGCATCACTTCGCACGAGCGAAAGTCGGATATGCTCGGCCTCATGCAGCAACTCGGCGTTGCGCCGTCCGAGTGA
- a CDS encoding neutral/alkaline non-lysosomal ceramidase N-terminal domain-containing protein — translation MGITRRMLFLLGLLASALHPAPTALAGGHGGWKAGLAKVVITPERPMWMAGYGNRTAPSEGTLHDIWAKALALEDAEETRGLLITLDLCGIDRDFSMGVRREIAHRHEISLDRIVLACSHTHTSPVVGSNLITMYPLDDEQRKRVESYTELLGETIVGLAGEAIEDLSEVHLSWGRGEAGFAVNRRENVQDRAEELREAMALKGPVDHDVPVLVLRAGDEVRGVVFGYACHCTTLSINHFSGDYAGFAMMELEREYPEATALFVAGCGADQNPLPRRSVELAEKYGKKLAGAVKRTVKGHLRPILGGLQSAYGETDLAFAPVPDRSHWEREAESETFAVANRARAFLGRLDRGETLPGSYPYPVQVWRLGGLTWIFLGGEVVVDYALRIKRNLGPDTFVSAYCNDVMAYIPSLRVLEEGGYEGETAMIYYGQPGPWAEDVEERVIAEVNRLVRKVGGGPGS, via the coding sequence ATGGGGATCACCCGCCGCATGCTGTTCTTACTCGGACTCCTCGCCTCGGCGCTGCACCCGGCCCCGACCGCCCTCGCCGGCGGGCACGGCGGCTGGAAGGCGGGGCTGGCGAAGGTCGTGATCACGCCCGAGCGGCCGATGTGGATGGCGGGATACGGCAATCGGACCGCCCCCTCCGAAGGCACCCTCCACGACATCTGGGCCAAGGCCCTGGCCCTCGAAGACGCCGAGGAGACCCGGGGGCTCCTGATCACCCTGGACCTCTGCGGCATCGACCGGGACTTCTCGATGGGCGTCCGCCGCGAGATCGCCCACCGACACGAGATCTCCCTCGACCGGATCGTCCTGGCCTGCTCGCACACGCACACCAGCCCGGTCGTGGGCTCGAACCTGATCACGATGTACCCGCTCGACGACGAGCAGCGGAAGCGGGTCGAGTCGTACACCGAGCTGCTCGGCGAGACGATCGTCGGCCTCGCGGGCGAGGCGATCGAGGACCTCTCGGAGGTCCACCTCTCCTGGGGACGGGGCGAGGCCGGCTTCGCCGTCAACCGCCGGGAGAACGTCCAGGACCGGGCCGAGGAACTGCGGGAGGCGATGGCCCTGAAGGGCCCGGTCGACCACGACGTGCCGGTGCTCGTCCTCAGGGCGGGCGACGAGGTGCGCGGCGTCGTCTTCGGCTACGCCTGCCACTGCACCACGCTGTCGATCAACCACTTCTCCGGCGACTACGCCGGATTCGCCATGATGGAGCTGGAGCGGGAGTACCCCGAGGCCACGGCCCTGTTCGTCGCCGGGTGCGGCGCCGACCAGAACCCGCTGCCCCGGCGTTCCGTCGAGCTGGCCGAGAAATACGGCAAGAAGCTCGCCGGGGCCGTCAAGCGGACCGTGAAGGGCCACCTCCGGCCAATCCTGGGCGGCCTGCAGTCGGCCTACGGCGAGACCGACCTCGCATTCGCCCCCGTGCCGGATCGGTCCCATTGGGAGCGGGAGGCGGAGTCCGAGACCTTCGCCGTGGCCAATCGGGCACGGGCCTTCCTGGGGCGGCTGGACCGCGGGGAGACGCTCCCCGGCTCGTATCCGTACCCGGTCCAGGTCTGGAGGCTGGGCGGCCTCACCTGGATCTTCCTCGGCGGCGAGGTGGTGGTCGACTACGCGCTGCGGATCAAGCGGAACCTCGGCCCCGACACGTTCGTCTCGGCCTACTGCAACGACGTGATGGCGTATATCCCGTCGCTCCGGGTCCTGGAGGAGGGGGGGTACGAGGGGGAGACCGCCATGATCTACTACGGCCAGCCGGGCCCCTGGGCCGAGGACGTGGAGGAGCGCGTCATCGCCGAGGTCAATCGGCTCGTGCGGAAGGTCGGCGGCGGGCCGGGGTCCTGA
- a CDS encoding MFS transporter: MSLHDDHDVPAAAKVGSRDLFLFWSCFIALIATAFAFIIRALIMDEWQRDFGLTETEKGEIFGVGLWPFAISIVLFSLIIDKIGYGKAMAFAFATHLAAAVILFFAETLQTTLGIRGYWVLYIGSFIMALGNGTVEAVINPVVATLFPGARTKWLNILHAGWPGGLVLGGILTIAMSDEGVIGRAVGGAIGWQWKVALVFLPVIAYGVLMLPQRFPVSERVAAGVSYKAMLQQVGILGALIVSVMIVWEVTRVFQESGLLFQGMGDSGVLIARLAIVAVLTGAYGAYVQSLGRPVFIFLLLIMIPLATTELGTDSWITSLMEPEMTSRSLHPGWVLVYTSLIMLILRFFAGPIVHRISPLGLLAVSAVLAAIGLVFLSKATGVVILGAATVYGFGKTFFWPTMLGVVAEQYPRGGAMTLNTIAGVGMLSVGVLGNPLLGNIQDREAVEQLAEADPAVYEKVVGEERLSVFGTYRPLIQDRVDQLPPEQLATVTGIRDAAKKNALMTVAIFPCIMFVSYVILILFYRSQGGYKPQILVTDKEEEQMMTGGVAGPAEM; encoded by the coding sequence ATGAGCCTCCACGACGACCATGACGTCCCGGCCGCCGCCAAGGTCGGCTCCCGGGACCTGTTCCTCTTCTGGTCCTGCTTCATCGCCCTGATCGCCACGGCGTTCGCCTTCATCATCCGCGCCCTGATCATGGACGAGTGGCAGCGCGACTTCGGACTCACCGAGACGGAGAAGGGGGAGATTTTCGGCGTCGGCCTCTGGCCGTTCGCCATCAGCATCGTCCTCTTCAGCCTCATCATCGACAAGATCGGTTACGGGAAGGCGATGGCGTTCGCCTTCGCCACCCACCTGGCCGCCGCGGTGATCCTCTTCTTCGCCGAGACGCTCCAGACGACCCTGGGGATCCGGGGCTACTGGGTCCTCTACATCGGCTCGTTCATCATGGCGTTGGGCAACGGCACGGTGGAGGCGGTGATCAACCCGGTGGTGGCCACGTTATTCCCCGGCGCCAGGACGAAGTGGCTGAACATCCTGCACGCGGGCTGGCCGGGGGGCCTGGTGCTGGGCGGCATCCTGACGATCGCCATGAGCGACGAGGGGGTGATCGGCCGGGCCGTCGGCGGGGCGATCGGCTGGCAGTGGAAGGTGGCGCTGGTGTTCCTCCCGGTGATCGCCTACGGCGTGTTGATGCTCCCGCAGCGGTTCCCGGTGTCGGAGCGCGTGGCGGCCGGGGTGTCGTACAAGGCGATGCTCCAGCAGGTCGGCATCCTCGGGGCCCTGATCGTCTCGGTGATGATCGTCTGGGAGGTGACCCGGGTCTTCCAGGAGTCGGGGTTGCTCTTCCAGGGGATGGGCGACTCGGGGGTCCTGATCGCCCGGCTGGCGATCGTCGCCGTGCTGACCGGGGCCTACGGCGCCTACGTCCAGTCGCTCGGCCGCCCGGTGTTCATCTTCCTGCTGCTGATCATGATCCCGCTGGCCACCACCGAGCTGGGCACCGACAGCTGGATCACCTCGCTGATGGAGCCGGAGATGACCAGCCGGAGCCTGCACCCGGGCTGGGTGCTGGTCTACACGTCGCTGATCATGCTCATCCTCCGGTTCTTCGCGGGGCCGATCGTCCACCGGATCTCGCCGCTGGGGCTGCTGGCCGTGAGCGCCGTGCTGGCGGCGATCGGTCTGGTCTTCCTGTCCAAGGCGACCGGCGTGGTGATCCTCGGCGCGGCCACCGTCTACGGCTTCGGCAAGACCTTCTTCTGGCCGACGATGCTCGGCGTGGTGGCCGAGCAGTACCCCCGGGGCGGCGCCATGACCCTGAACACGATCGCCGGCGTGGGGATGCTCTCGGTCGGCGTGCTGGGCAATCCGCTGCTGGGGAACATCCAGGACCGGGAGGCGGTCGAGCAGCTCGCGGAGGCCGACCCGGCCGTCTACGAGAAGGTGGTGGGGGAGGAGCGGCTGAGCGTCTTCGGCACCTACCGGCCGCTGATCCAGGACCGGGTGGACCAGCTCCCCCCCGAGCAGCTGGCGACGGTCACCGGCATCCGGGACGCCGCCAAGAAGAACGCCCTGATGACGGTGGCGATCTTCCCCTGCATCATGTTCGTTAGCTACGTGATCCTGATCCTCTTCTACCGGTCCCAGGGCGGCTACAAGCCCCAGATCCTGGTGACCGACAAGGAGGAGGAGCAGATGATGACCGGGGGCGTCGCCGGCCCGGCCGAGATGTGA
- a CDS encoding alkaline phosphatase family protein: MPGPAPRVVFLGLDGATEAVLRPAFERGWMPNLEALWDRSATGTLWSSEPMVTPVAWTSFLTGCNPPTHGIHEFHAIDPAARTIIPNHAGRIRVPTLWDAISESGREVVSLGLPMTYPPPDVRGIVVAGSDAPGLQWAFAQCPEFGEEIFRDLPGYSHKVLWKRRPRTLDELRSVSLRNREVFRAQAGAAERADARCDWSAMMVHFHNLDGIQHRLWPYLDLDETAAHQPEWTAEVVACLRELDEAVGRLLELASRRDAAVIALSDHGFGPCRALVDVNGLLCRAGLQRRLPYGTRLSYRLSRIRDRFDRWKRRRSPEGTSRRGPRSIEGEVGCDWSRTAAFAPFGQLCGSIFLNEDLVSGSSAAGRTIGEIIDALRAAEDPDTGLPLFADAFDVAERYNLDPAAEGLPDVLAPSTDGYQAMAKWAPFSRSLLRPDPNLPATHRYDGVIAIDAPGVSPDTRLDAELPDVAPTALALLGQAVPEFMEGRILDEAFDRDEASIGTAATGGPGIRPARRPIG, translated from the coding sequence ATGCCGGGCCCCGCCCCTCGGGTCGTCTTCCTCGGGCTCGACGGCGCCACCGAGGCGGTGCTCCGCCCCGCGTTCGAACGGGGCTGGATGCCGAACCTCGAGGCCCTCTGGGACCGATCGGCGACCGGCACCCTCTGGTCCTCCGAGCCGATGGTCACGCCCGTCGCCTGGACCTCGTTCCTGACCGGCTGCAACCCGCCGACGCACGGGATCCACGAGTTCCACGCCATCGACCCGGCCGCCCGCACCATCATTCCCAACCACGCCGGCCGGATCCGGGTCCCGACGCTCTGGGACGCGATCTCCGAGTCGGGGAGGGAGGTCGTCAGCCTCGGCCTGCCGATGACCTACCCGCCGCCGGACGTCCGGGGGATCGTGGTCGCCGGGTCCGACGCACCCGGCCTGCAATGGGCCTTCGCCCAGTGCCCCGAGTTCGGCGAGGAAATCTTCCGGGACCTGCCGGGCTACTCGCACAAGGTACTCTGGAAGCGTCGGCCCCGGACGCTGGACGAGCTTCGGAGCGTCTCCCTCCGCAACCGCGAGGTCTTCCGCGCCCAGGCCGGGGCCGCCGAGCGGGCCGATGCCCGGTGCGACTGGTCGGCCATGATGGTCCACTTCCACAACCTCGACGGCATCCAGCACCGACTCTGGCCGTATCTGGACCTGGACGAGACGGCGGCCCATCAGCCCGAGTGGACGGCCGAGGTGGTCGCCTGCCTCCGGGAGCTGGACGAGGCCGTCGGTCGGCTCCTGGAACTGGCCTCGAGGCGGGACGCGGCGGTGATCGCGCTCTCCGATCACGGCTTCGGCCCCTGCCGGGCGTTGGTCGACGTGAACGGCCTGCTCTGCCGGGCGGGGCTCCAGCGCCGGTTGCCCTACGGCACCCGCCTCTCCTATCGCCTGAGCCGCATCCGGGACCGCTTCGATCGGTGGAAGCGCCGGCGATCGCCCGAGGGGACGTCGCGGCGGGGCCCGCGGTCGATCGAGGGGGAAGTCGGCTGCGACTGGTCGAGGACGGCGGCGTTCGCCCCGTTCGGCCAGCTCTGCGGGTCGATCTTCCTGAACGAGGACCTGGTGTCCGGCTCCTCGGCGGCGGGCCGGACCATCGGCGAGATCATCGACGCGCTCCGGGCCGCTGAGGACCCCGACACCGGGCTCCCCCTGTTCGCCGACGCCTTCGACGTGGCCGAACGCTACAACCTCGACCCGGCCGCCGAGGGCCTCCCCGACGTGCTCGCCCCCTCGACCGACGGCTACCAGGCGATGGCCAAGTGGGCGCCCTTCAGCCGATCGCTCCTCCGGCCCGACCCGAATTTGCCGGCCACCCACCGGTATGACGGCGTGATCGCCATCGACGCCCCCGGCGTCTCCCCCGACACCCGACTCGACGCCGAGCTGCCCGACGTGGCGCCGACGGCCCTCGCGCTGCTCGGCCAGGCGGTGCCCGAGTTCATGGAAGGCCGGATCCTGGACGAGGCGTTCGACCGGGACGAGGCCTCGATCGGGACGGCCGCCACGGGAGGGCCCGGCATCCGACCCGCTCGACGGCCGATCGGCTGA
- a CDS encoding acyl carrier protein — MDPIRAAIRDYLLQEFLPGEDPEELSDETPLITGGVLDSISTLKLVVYLEERFGISLEAHEAGVEHLDSVDRIASLVSKKQAA, encoded by the coding sequence ATGGACCCCATCCGGGCCGCGATCCGAGACTACCTGCTCCAGGAATTCCTCCCCGGCGAGGACCCCGAGGAGCTTTCCGACGAGACGCCGCTGATCACCGGCGGCGTGCTCGACTCGATCAGCACGCTGAAGCTGGTCGTCTACCTGGAGGAGCGGTTCGGCATCAGCCTCGAAGCCCATGAGGCCGGCGTCGAGCACCTCGACTCGGTCGACCGGATCGCCTCGCTGGTGTCGAAGAAGCAGGCCGCCTGA
- a CDS encoding LysM peptidoglycan-binding domain-containing protein: MIRLSECVVIANDAPTTLPALYVVKSGDTLTAIARRNGYGSWRDIYQHPDNSPFRAKRPNPDKIFPGDELVLPGRPLTHEELAALGASGGGGGGGLHLLHLPMSLRLNNSAPLNLTQGRGTSDQFATDYVHPGNVKIRLTLFWLSNCVSPDTSTAALLTKAEALFKTHGLGLDILPSRARTAEHTIPVSADPILPEQYNSVRLEAGKRFDDQKSPGKKQRLPVFFGEFKYPAKGVTVVPAPPSGSPWLPYCIVSGVLSADHATLAHEIVHASGIGPHVIAKDFPKNILTDLSDNREEFWKMQVQSVANAYFCR, from the coding sequence ATGATCCGGCTATCCGAGTGTGTCGTCATCGCCAACGACGCACCGACCACCCTTCCGGCCCTGTACGTCGTCAAGAGCGGAGACACGCTGACTGCGATCGCCAGGCGGAACGGGTACGGGTCCTGGCGGGACATCTATCAGCACCCGGACAACTCTCCCTTCCGCGCCAAGCGGCCGAACCCCGACAAGATCTTCCCGGGCGACGAACTGGTCCTTCCCGGCCGGCCCCTCACCCACGAGGAACTCGCCGCGCTCGGGGCTTCGGGTGGCGGCGGGGGTGGCGGGCTCCACCTCCTGCACCTGCCGATGTCCCTCCGGCTCAACAACTCGGCGCCGCTCAACCTGACCCAGGGGAGGGGGACGTCGGACCAGTTCGCCACCGACTACGTGCACCCCGGGAACGTGAAGATCCGGCTGACCTTGTTCTGGCTGAGCAACTGTGTCAGCCCGGACACCAGCACCGCCGCCCTGCTCACCAAGGCGGAGGCGCTGTTCAAGACGCACGGCCTGGGGCTGGACATCCTGCCGTCCCGGGCCAGAACGGCCGAGCACACCATCCCGGTCTCGGCCGACCCGATCCTGCCGGAGCAGTACAACTCCGTCCGGCTGGAGGCGGGCAAGCGGTTCGACGACCAGAAGAGCCCGGGGAAGAAACAGCGGCTGCCGGTCTTCTTCGGCGAGTTCAAGTACCCCGCGAAGGGGGTGACGGTCGTCCCGGCTCCCCCGAGCGGTAGCCCCTGGCTGCCGTACTGCATCGTGAGCGGGGTGCTGTCGGCGGACCATGCCACCCTGGCTCACGAGATCGTGCACGCCAGCGGCATCGGGCCCCACGTCATCGCCAAGGATTTCCCCAAGAACATCCTCACCGACCTGAGCGACAACCGGGAGGAATTCTGGAAGATGCAGGTGCAAAGCGTCGCCAACGCGTACTTCTGCAGGTAG